One window from the genome of Elaeis guineensis isolate ETL-2024a chromosome 5, EG11, whole genome shotgun sequence encodes:
- the LOC105034775 gene encoding DNA (cytosine-5)-methyltransferase CMT2 isoform X1 has translation MVDETPLRRSPRAFKPLRPCLHSGRRGSDRNAASTVRAANPSPRILGSSKSGVDSFRSNVGSLDPVEAASDGLRRSPRLFSSPGRSSGSTASNGSPKGPFLARWVVDNGGMRRSPRTSETEGTRSNGVAGNGACKAPAANGVMVGIGVSRHSPLSVGEDGKSSKTKDALKSKRLENGKSPEQNGSPPTKKLKVWSDNVLVPPKMTRASSASKNVNEICFFVGAPVPEEEARRRWPHHYVEKGKRSKCQSRNGNTEDEDEIILDVKCHYLQASICGCILDIGDCTYVKGEKRKPNYVGRILEFFETIRGEYYFTVQWFFRAEDTIMKAQGASHDKKRLFYSDLKNDNPLDCIVSKVGVSQVPPCVDFKSRPIPSCYFYYDMKYSVDYSTFYTMENDYLGEKSDLSLSNCSRTNHTNDAKTEPIMMPKNSSCASEKTELALLDLYSGCGGMSTGLCMGAHVAGVNLVTRWAVDVSEASCEGLKLNHPETQVRNETVNDFFDLLKEWEKLCKRYVVNIGKKKDSTSWKSNVKDSRKEAQTYSAIPAAEYEVLRIVDICYGDPTNVGKRGLKFKVRWKGYRPSDDTWEPIEGLSNCEERIQDFVIEGFKSKILPLPGDVDVVCGGPPCQGISGYNRFRNFDAPLNDERNRQIVVFMDIVQYLKPKYVLMENVVDILKFAKATLARYAFSRLVCMNYQARLGIMAAGCYGLPQFRLRAFLWGCHPCEKLPQFPLPTHEVILKGGAPLEFERNLVGYCEDQARVLEKALVLEDVLSDLPAVTNKEVHDEMPYGKGPQTEFQRYIRSPKLAFAETLGLTANCIKGSQSMLYDHCPLPLSEDDYLRVCQIPRRKGANFRDLPGIIVGCDNTVQFDPTMERILLPSGKPLVPDYAMNYWEGKSLRPFARLWWDETVPTVLTIPDAHCQAILHPEQDRVLTVRECARLQGFPDYYRFCGTVRERYRQIGNAVAVPVSRALGYAMALAWLKKSDDEPLVTLPPNFSLSHKLQNLSSPPFKTT, from the exons ATGGTTGACGAGACCCCCTTGCGGAGGTCTCCGCGGGCCTTCAAACCCCTCAGACCCTGCTTACATTCCGGCCGCAGAGGCTCTGATCGCAACGCAGCCTCCACCGTTCGGGCCGCCAATCCCTCGCCGAGGATCCTTGGGTCCTCGAAATCCGGCGTGGATTCTTTCCGGAGCAATGTGGGTTCCTTGGATCCGGTGGAAGCCGCCAGCGATGGTTTGAGGCGGTCGCCGAGGTTGTTTAGTTCCCCGGGTCGCTCCTCCGGTTCCACTGCGAGCAATGGGAGTCCAAAGGGCCCATTTTTAGCTCGGTGGGTGGTCGATAATGGCGGTATGAGGCGGTCTCCGAGGACCTCCGAAACTGAGGGTACAAGATCGAATGGTGTAGCAGGCAATGGTGCTTGCAAGGCTCCTGCTGCTAATGGAGTGATGGTCGGGATTGGCGTTTCGAGGCACTCCCCTCTATCGGTGGGTGAAGATGGGAAATCGTCCAAAACAAAAGATGCTCTGAAGTCTAAAAGGCTTGAGAATGGGAAATCCCCAGAGCAAAATGGTTCGCCACCAACTAAAAAGCTGAAAGTCTGGTCAGACAATGTCTTGGTGCCTCCTAAAATGACAAGAGCGTCTTCTGCCTCGAAGAATGTTAACGAGATCTGCTTCTTTGTCGGGGCCCCTGTGCCGGAGGAGGAGGCAAGGCGGAGGTGGCCTCACCACTATGTAGAGAAA GGTAAAAGAAGCAAGTGTCAGAGCAGAAATGGAAA CACTGAGGATGAAGATGAAATCATCCTAGATGTTAAATGCCATTACTTGCAAGCTAGTATATGTGGGTGTATTCTTGATATCGGGGATTGCACATATGTGAAG GGTGAAAAGCGAAAGCCAAATTATGTTGGCAGGATCTTGGAGTTCTTTGAAACAATAAGAGGGGAATACTACTTCACAGTACAGTGGTTTTTCAGAGCTGAAGACACT ATTATGAAAGCGCAAGGGGCATCCCATGACAAGAAGAGGCTGTTCTATTCTGATTTAAAGAATGACAATCCGCTAGACTGCATTGTGTCCAAAGTCGGAGTTTCGCAAGTTCCACCCTGT gtagacttcaagtCTAGACCTATTCCGTCATGCTACTTTTATTATGATATGAAATACTCCGTGGATTATTCTACATTCTATACTATGGAAAATG ATTATTTGGGGGAAAAGAGTGATTTGTCCCTATCTAATTGCTCAAGAACTAACCATACTAATGATGCTAAGACAGAGCCTATTATGATGCCCAAGAATAGTAGTTGTGCATCTGAAAAGACGGAGCTAGCTTTATTGGATTTATATTCTGGTTGTGGTGGAATGTCAACTGGGCTTTGCATGGGAGCTCATGTTGCTGGCGTGAACCTTGTGACG AGATGGGCTGTTGATGTTAGTGAAGCATCATGTGAAGGTTTAAAACTAAACCATCCAGAAACTCAA GTCAGGAACGAGACTGTAAATGATTTTTTTGACTTGCTAAAGGAATGGGAGAAGCTTTGCAAACGTTATGTGGTTAATATTGGTAAAAAGAAAGACAGTACTTCCTGGAAATCAAATGTAAAAGATTCTAGAAAAGAGGCTCAAACTTATTCTGCAATCCCAGCTGCAGAATATGAGGTGTTGAGAATAGTTGATATCTGTTATGGTGATCCCACTAATGTTGGAAAGCGTGGATTAAAATTTAAG GTTCGTTGGAAGGGTTATAGACCTAGTGATGATACTTGGGAGCCAATTGAAGGATTAAG CAACTGTGAAGAGAGAATACAAGATTTTGTAATAGAAGGTTTCAAGTCAAAGATATTGCCACTTCCT GGCGACGTAGATGTTGTATGTGGTGGCCCTCCATGTCAAGGTATCAGCGGCTATAATCGATTTAGAAACTTTGATGCACCATTAAATGATGAGAGGAATCGACAAATAGTTGTCTTCATGGACATTGTACAATATTTAAAGCCTAAATATGTCCTAATGGAAAATGTtgttgatatattaaaatttgccAAAGCTACACTTGCCCGATATGCTTTTAGCCGCTTAGTTTGTATGAACTACCAAGCAAGGCTAGGAATCATGGCTGCCGGTTGTTATGGCCTTCCTCAATTTCGCTTGCGAGCTTTCTTATGGGGGTGTCATCCTTGTGAG AAACTACCCCAATTCCCACTCCCTACACATGAAGTGATTTTGAAGGGTGGCGCTCCACTGGAATTTGAG CGTAATCTTGTTGGTTATTGTGAAGATCAAGCACGAGTGCTGGAGAAGGCCCTTGTTCTGGAAGATGTTCTTTCTGATCTTCCAGCA GTGACAAATAAGGAAGTCCATGATGAGATGCCATATGGAAAAGGTCCTCAAACAGAATTCCAGAGATATATTCGGTCACCGAAGCTTG CATTTGCAGAGACGTTGGGGTTGACAGCTAATTGTATAAAAGGTTCTCAGTCTATGTTGTACGATCATTGCCCTCTACCTCTAAGTGAGGATGATTACTTACGTGTTTGTCAAATTCCACGGCGAAAG GGAGCAAATTTTAGGGACCTCCCTGGCATCATTGTTGGCTGTGACAATACTGTTCAGTTTGACCCGACAATGGAACGGATACTATTACCTTCTGGAAAGCCACTG GTTCCAGATTATGCCATGAATTATTGGGAAGGAAAGTCATTAAG ACCTTTTGCTCGACTCTGGTGGGATGAGACAGTACCAACTGTTCTGACGATACCCGATGCTCACTGCCAA GCCATATTACACCCTGAGCAAGATCGAGTTCTCACTGTTCGAGAATGTGCAAGGTTGCAAGGCTTTCCTGATTATTATAGATTCTGTGGGACAGTGAGGGAAAG ATATCGCCAAATTGGCAATGCTGTTGCTGTTCCAGTCAGTCGAGCTTTAGGGTATGCGATGGCATTGGCATGGCTGAAGAAAAGTGATGATGAACCCCTCGTGACTCTCCCACCCAATTTCTCACTCTCGCACAAACTTCAGAATCTCTCTAGCCCACCTTTTAAAACAACTTAG
- the LOC105034775 gene encoding DNA (cytosine-5)-methyltransferase CMT2 isoform X2, which produces MVDETPLRRSPRAFKPLRPCLHSGRRGSDRNAASTVRAANPSPRILGSSKSGVDSFRSNVGSLDPVEAASDGLRRSPRLFSSPGRSSGSTASNGSPKGPFLARWVVDNGGMRRSPRTSETEGTRSNGVAGNGACKAPAANGVMVGIGVSRHSPLSVGEDGKSSKTKDALKSKRLENGKSPEQNGSPPTKKLKVWSDNVLVPPKMTRASSASKNVNEICFFVGAPVPEEEARRRWPHHYVEKGKRSKCQSRNGNTEDEDEIILDVKCHYLQASICGCILDIGDCTYVKGEKRKPNYVGRILEFFETIRGEYYFTVQWFFRAEDTIMKAQGASHDKKRLFYSDLKNDNPLDCIVSKVGVSQVPPCVDFKSRPIPSCYFYYDMKYSVDYSTFYTMENDYLGEKSDLSLSNCSRTNHTNDAKTEPIMMPKNSSCASEKTELALLDLYSGCGGMSTGLCMGAHVAGVNLVTRWAVDVSEASCEGLKLNHPETQEWEKLCKRYVVNIGKKKDSTSWKSNVKDSRKEAQTYSAIPAAEYEVLRIVDICYGDPTNVGKRGLKFKVRWKGYRPSDDTWEPIEGLSNCEERIQDFVIEGFKSKILPLPGDVDVVCGGPPCQGISGYNRFRNFDAPLNDERNRQIVVFMDIVQYLKPKYVLMENVVDILKFAKATLARYAFSRLVCMNYQARLGIMAAGCYGLPQFRLRAFLWGCHPCEKLPQFPLPTHEVILKGGAPLEFERNLVGYCEDQARVLEKALVLEDVLSDLPAVTNKEVHDEMPYGKGPQTEFQRYIRSPKLAFAETLGLTANCIKGSQSMLYDHCPLPLSEDDYLRVCQIPRRKGANFRDLPGIIVGCDNTVQFDPTMERILLPSGKPLVPDYAMNYWEGKSLRPFARLWWDETVPTVLTIPDAHCQAILHPEQDRVLTVRECARLQGFPDYYRFCGTVRERYRQIGNAVAVPVSRALGYAMALAWLKKSDDEPLVTLPPNFSLSHKLQNLSSPPFKTT; this is translated from the exons ATGGTTGACGAGACCCCCTTGCGGAGGTCTCCGCGGGCCTTCAAACCCCTCAGACCCTGCTTACATTCCGGCCGCAGAGGCTCTGATCGCAACGCAGCCTCCACCGTTCGGGCCGCCAATCCCTCGCCGAGGATCCTTGGGTCCTCGAAATCCGGCGTGGATTCTTTCCGGAGCAATGTGGGTTCCTTGGATCCGGTGGAAGCCGCCAGCGATGGTTTGAGGCGGTCGCCGAGGTTGTTTAGTTCCCCGGGTCGCTCCTCCGGTTCCACTGCGAGCAATGGGAGTCCAAAGGGCCCATTTTTAGCTCGGTGGGTGGTCGATAATGGCGGTATGAGGCGGTCTCCGAGGACCTCCGAAACTGAGGGTACAAGATCGAATGGTGTAGCAGGCAATGGTGCTTGCAAGGCTCCTGCTGCTAATGGAGTGATGGTCGGGATTGGCGTTTCGAGGCACTCCCCTCTATCGGTGGGTGAAGATGGGAAATCGTCCAAAACAAAAGATGCTCTGAAGTCTAAAAGGCTTGAGAATGGGAAATCCCCAGAGCAAAATGGTTCGCCACCAACTAAAAAGCTGAAAGTCTGGTCAGACAATGTCTTGGTGCCTCCTAAAATGACAAGAGCGTCTTCTGCCTCGAAGAATGTTAACGAGATCTGCTTCTTTGTCGGGGCCCCTGTGCCGGAGGAGGAGGCAAGGCGGAGGTGGCCTCACCACTATGTAGAGAAA GGTAAAAGAAGCAAGTGTCAGAGCAGAAATGGAAA CACTGAGGATGAAGATGAAATCATCCTAGATGTTAAATGCCATTACTTGCAAGCTAGTATATGTGGGTGTATTCTTGATATCGGGGATTGCACATATGTGAAG GGTGAAAAGCGAAAGCCAAATTATGTTGGCAGGATCTTGGAGTTCTTTGAAACAATAAGAGGGGAATACTACTTCACAGTACAGTGGTTTTTCAGAGCTGAAGACACT ATTATGAAAGCGCAAGGGGCATCCCATGACAAGAAGAGGCTGTTCTATTCTGATTTAAAGAATGACAATCCGCTAGACTGCATTGTGTCCAAAGTCGGAGTTTCGCAAGTTCCACCCTGT gtagacttcaagtCTAGACCTATTCCGTCATGCTACTTTTATTATGATATGAAATACTCCGTGGATTATTCTACATTCTATACTATGGAAAATG ATTATTTGGGGGAAAAGAGTGATTTGTCCCTATCTAATTGCTCAAGAACTAACCATACTAATGATGCTAAGACAGAGCCTATTATGATGCCCAAGAATAGTAGTTGTGCATCTGAAAAGACGGAGCTAGCTTTATTGGATTTATATTCTGGTTGTGGTGGAATGTCAACTGGGCTTTGCATGGGAGCTCATGTTGCTGGCGTGAACCTTGTGACG AGATGGGCTGTTGATGTTAGTGAAGCATCATGTGAAGGTTTAAAACTAAACCATCCAGAAACTCAA GAATGGGAGAAGCTTTGCAAACGTTATGTGGTTAATATTGGTAAAAAGAAAGACAGTACTTCCTGGAAATCAAATGTAAAAGATTCTAGAAAAGAGGCTCAAACTTATTCTGCAATCCCAGCTGCAGAATATGAGGTGTTGAGAATAGTTGATATCTGTTATGGTGATCCCACTAATGTTGGAAAGCGTGGATTAAAATTTAAG GTTCGTTGGAAGGGTTATAGACCTAGTGATGATACTTGGGAGCCAATTGAAGGATTAAG CAACTGTGAAGAGAGAATACAAGATTTTGTAATAGAAGGTTTCAAGTCAAAGATATTGCCACTTCCT GGCGACGTAGATGTTGTATGTGGTGGCCCTCCATGTCAAGGTATCAGCGGCTATAATCGATTTAGAAACTTTGATGCACCATTAAATGATGAGAGGAATCGACAAATAGTTGTCTTCATGGACATTGTACAATATTTAAAGCCTAAATATGTCCTAATGGAAAATGTtgttgatatattaaaatttgccAAAGCTACACTTGCCCGATATGCTTTTAGCCGCTTAGTTTGTATGAACTACCAAGCAAGGCTAGGAATCATGGCTGCCGGTTGTTATGGCCTTCCTCAATTTCGCTTGCGAGCTTTCTTATGGGGGTGTCATCCTTGTGAG AAACTACCCCAATTCCCACTCCCTACACATGAAGTGATTTTGAAGGGTGGCGCTCCACTGGAATTTGAG CGTAATCTTGTTGGTTATTGTGAAGATCAAGCACGAGTGCTGGAGAAGGCCCTTGTTCTGGAAGATGTTCTTTCTGATCTTCCAGCA GTGACAAATAAGGAAGTCCATGATGAGATGCCATATGGAAAAGGTCCTCAAACAGAATTCCAGAGATATATTCGGTCACCGAAGCTTG CATTTGCAGAGACGTTGGGGTTGACAGCTAATTGTATAAAAGGTTCTCAGTCTATGTTGTACGATCATTGCCCTCTACCTCTAAGTGAGGATGATTACTTACGTGTTTGTCAAATTCCACGGCGAAAG GGAGCAAATTTTAGGGACCTCCCTGGCATCATTGTTGGCTGTGACAATACTGTTCAGTTTGACCCGACAATGGAACGGATACTATTACCTTCTGGAAAGCCACTG GTTCCAGATTATGCCATGAATTATTGGGAAGGAAAGTCATTAAG ACCTTTTGCTCGACTCTGGTGGGATGAGACAGTACCAACTGTTCTGACGATACCCGATGCTCACTGCCAA GCCATATTACACCCTGAGCAAGATCGAGTTCTCACTGTTCGAGAATGTGCAAGGTTGCAAGGCTTTCCTGATTATTATAGATTCTGTGGGACAGTGAGGGAAAG ATATCGCCAAATTGGCAATGCTGTTGCTGTTCCAGTCAGTCGAGCTTTAGGGTATGCGATGGCATTGGCATGGCTGAAGAAAAGTGATGATGAACCCCTCGTGACTCTCCCACCCAATTTCTCACTCTCGCACAAACTTCAGAATCTCTCTAGCCCACCTTTTAAAACAACTTAG
- the LOC105034775 gene encoding DNA (cytosine-5)-methyltransferase CMT2 isoform X4: MVDETPLRRSPRAFKPLRPCLHSGRRGSDRNAASTVRAANPSPRILGSSKSGVDSFRSNVGSLDPVEAASDGLRRSPRLFSSPGRSSGSTASNGSPKGPFLARWVVDNGGMRRSPRTSETEGTRSNGVAGNGACKAPAANGVMVGIGVSRHSPLSVGEDGKSSKTKDALKSKRLENGKSPEQNGSPPTKKLKVWSDNVLVPPKMTRASSASKNVNEICFFVGAPVPEEEARRRWPHHYVEKGKRSKCQSRNGNTEDEDEIILDVKCHYLQASICGCILDIGDCTYVKGEKRKPNYVGRILEFFETIRGEYYFTVQWFFRAEDTIMKAQGASHDKKRLFYSDLKNDNPLDCIVSKVGVSQVPPCVDFKSRPIPSCYFYYDMKYSVDYSTFYTMENDYLGEKSDLSLSNCSRTNHTNDAKTEPIMMPKNSSCASEKTELALLDLYSGCGGMSTGLCMGAHVAGVNLVTRWAVDVSEASCEGLKLNHPETQVRNETVNDFFDLLKEWEKLCKRYVVNIGKKKDSTSWKSNVKDSRKEAQTYSAIPAAEYEVLRIVDICYGDPTNVGKRGLKFKVRWKGYRPSDDTWEPIEGLSNCEERIQDFVIEGFKSKILPLPGDVDVVCGGPPCQGISGYNRFRNFDAPLNDERNRQIVVFMDIVQYLKPKYVLMENVVDILKFAKATLARYAFSRLVCMNYQARLGIMAAGCYGLPQFRLRAFLWGCHPCEKLPQFPLPTHEVILKGGAPLEFERNLVGYCEDQARVLEKALVLEDVLSDLPAVTNKEVHDEMPYGKGPQTEFQRYIRSPKLAFAETLGLTANCIKGSQSMLYDHCPLPLSEDDYLRVCQIPRRKGANFRDLPGIIVGCDNTVQFDPTMERILLPSGKPLVPDYAMNYWEGKSLRPFARLWWDETVPTVLTIPDAHCQVMPYYTLSKIEFSLFENVQGCKAFLIIIDSVGQ; this comes from the exons ATGGTTGACGAGACCCCCTTGCGGAGGTCTCCGCGGGCCTTCAAACCCCTCAGACCCTGCTTACATTCCGGCCGCAGAGGCTCTGATCGCAACGCAGCCTCCACCGTTCGGGCCGCCAATCCCTCGCCGAGGATCCTTGGGTCCTCGAAATCCGGCGTGGATTCTTTCCGGAGCAATGTGGGTTCCTTGGATCCGGTGGAAGCCGCCAGCGATGGTTTGAGGCGGTCGCCGAGGTTGTTTAGTTCCCCGGGTCGCTCCTCCGGTTCCACTGCGAGCAATGGGAGTCCAAAGGGCCCATTTTTAGCTCGGTGGGTGGTCGATAATGGCGGTATGAGGCGGTCTCCGAGGACCTCCGAAACTGAGGGTACAAGATCGAATGGTGTAGCAGGCAATGGTGCTTGCAAGGCTCCTGCTGCTAATGGAGTGATGGTCGGGATTGGCGTTTCGAGGCACTCCCCTCTATCGGTGGGTGAAGATGGGAAATCGTCCAAAACAAAAGATGCTCTGAAGTCTAAAAGGCTTGAGAATGGGAAATCCCCAGAGCAAAATGGTTCGCCACCAACTAAAAAGCTGAAAGTCTGGTCAGACAATGTCTTGGTGCCTCCTAAAATGACAAGAGCGTCTTCTGCCTCGAAGAATGTTAACGAGATCTGCTTCTTTGTCGGGGCCCCTGTGCCGGAGGAGGAGGCAAGGCGGAGGTGGCCTCACCACTATGTAGAGAAA GGTAAAAGAAGCAAGTGTCAGAGCAGAAATGGAAA CACTGAGGATGAAGATGAAATCATCCTAGATGTTAAATGCCATTACTTGCAAGCTAGTATATGTGGGTGTATTCTTGATATCGGGGATTGCACATATGTGAAG GGTGAAAAGCGAAAGCCAAATTATGTTGGCAGGATCTTGGAGTTCTTTGAAACAATAAGAGGGGAATACTACTTCACAGTACAGTGGTTTTTCAGAGCTGAAGACACT ATTATGAAAGCGCAAGGGGCATCCCATGACAAGAAGAGGCTGTTCTATTCTGATTTAAAGAATGACAATCCGCTAGACTGCATTGTGTCCAAAGTCGGAGTTTCGCAAGTTCCACCCTGT gtagacttcaagtCTAGACCTATTCCGTCATGCTACTTTTATTATGATATGAAATACTCCGTGGATTATTCTACATTCTATACTATGGAAAATG ATTATTTGGGGGAAAAGAGTGATTTGTCCCTATCTAATTGCTCAAGAACTAACCATACTAATGATGCTAAGACAGAGCCTATTATGATGCCCAAGAATAGTAGTTGTGCATCTGAAAAGACGGAGCTAGCTTTATTGGATTTATATTCTGGTTGTGGTGGAATGTCAACTGGGCTTTGCATGGGAGCTCATGTTGCTGGCGTGAACCTTGTGACG AGATGGGCTGTTGATGTTAGTGAAGCATCATGTGAAGGTTTAAAACTAAACCATCCAGAAACTCAA GTCAGGAACGAGACTGTAAATGATTTTTTTGACTTGCTAAAGGAATGGGAGAAGCTTTGCAAACGTTATGTGGTTAATATTGGTAAAAAGAAAGACAGTACTTCCTGGAAATCAAATGTAAAAGATTCTAGAAAAGAGGCTCAAACTTATTCTGCAATCCCAGCTGCAGAATATGAGGTGTTGAGAATAGTTGATATCTGTTATGGTGATCCCACTAATGTTGGAAAGCGTGGATTAAAATTTAAG GTTCGTTGGAAGGGTTATAGACCTAGTGATGATACTTGGGAGCCAATTGAAGGATTAAG CAACTGTGAAGAGAGAATACAAGATTTTGTAATAGAAGGTTTCAAGTCAAAGATATTGCCACTTCCT GGCGACGTAGATGTTGTATGTGGTGGCCCTCCATGTCAAGGTATCAGCGGCTATAATCGATTTAGAAACTTTGATGCACCATTAAATGATGAGAGGAATCGACAAATAGTTGTCTTCATGGACATTGTACAATATTTAAAGCCTAAATATGTCCTAATGGAAAATGTtgttgatatattaaaatttgccAAAGCTACACTTGCCCGATATGCTTTTAGCCGCTTAGTTTGTATGAACTACCAAGCAAGGCTAGGAATCATGGCTGCCGGTTGTTATGGCCTTCCTCAATTTCGCTTGCGAGCTTTCTTATGGGGGTGTCATCCTTGTGAG AAACTACCCCAATTCCCACTCCCTACACATGAAGTGATTTTGAAGGGTGGCGCTCCACTGGAATTTGAG CGTAATCTTGTTGGTTATTGTGAAGATCAAGCACGAGTGCTGGAGAAGGCCCTTGTTCTGGAAGATGTTCTTTCTGATCTTCCAGCA GTGACAAATAAGGAAGTCCATGATGAGATGCCATATGGAAAAGGTCCTCAAACAGAATTCCAGAGATATATTCGGTCACCGAAGCTTG CATTTGCAGAGACGTTGGGGTTGACAGCTAATTGTATAAAAGGTTCTCAGTCTATGTTGTACGATCATTGCCCTCTACCTCTAAGTGAGGATGATTACTTACGTGTTTGTCAAATTCCACGGCGAAAG GGAGCAAATTTTAGGGACCTCCCTGGCATCATTGTTGGCTGTGACAATACTGTTCAGTTTGACCCGACAATGGAACGGATACTATTACCTTCTGGAAAGCCACTG GTTCCAGATTATGCCATGAATTATTGGGAAGGAAAGTCATTAAG ACCTTTTGCTCGACTCTGGTGGGATGAGACAGTACCAACTGTTCTGACGATACCCGATGCTCACTGCCAAGTAAT GCCATATTACACCCTGAGCAAGATCGAGTTCTCACTGTTCGAGAATGTGCAAGGTTGCAAGGCTTTCCTGATTATTATAGATTCTGTGGGACAGTGA